In Myxococcales bacterium, the following proteins share a genomic window:
- a CDS encoding fumarylacetoacetate hydrolase family protein: MKLATLRDGTRDGRLHVVRADGKKMTPAPAPWLTLQAALDAWDKAEPALRNVAANFDAHGAATAIDVDPARLAAPLPRAYEWIDGSAYLNHVRLVRKARKAEPPPTLETDPLVYQGGSSEMLGCRDDIRLGDPAWGLDFEAEVCAVLGDVPFGTTAAQAAPYVRLLMICNDVSLRNLIPDELAKGFGFFQSKPATAFAPFAITPDELGAAWKDGRAHIAMRCVYNGKEVGNCNAGPEMHFSFFDLIAHLAKTRNYTAGTILGSGTISNADLKHGISCLAEQRMIETINDGKPTTPFMQAGETIAIRAELASGDAPWGSIEQTVKPLEQTSRTPVR; encoded by the coding sequence ATGAAACTCGCAACGCTCCGCGATGGTACGCGCGATGGTCGGCTGCACGTCGTGCGCGCTGACGGCAAAAAAATGACCCCTGCGCCGGCACCGTGGCTGACCTTGCAGGCCGCGCTCGATGCCTGGGACAAAGCCGAGCCCGCGCTGCGCAACGTCGCCGCCAACTTTGACGCGCACGGCGCCGCGACTGCGATCGACGTCGATCCGGCCAGGCTTGCCGCGCCGCTGCCGCGCGCCTACGAGTGGATTGACGGGTCGGCCTATCTCAACCACGTTCGCCTTGTCCGCAAGGCGCGCAAGGCCGAGCCACCGCCGACGCTCGAAACCGATCCGCTGGTCTACCAAGGCGGCTCGAGCGAAATGCTCGGCTGTCGCGACGACATTCGTCTCGGCGATCCAGCATGGGGCCTCGATTTTGAAGCCGAAGTCTGCGCCGTGCTCGGCGACGTGCCGTTTGGCACCACCGCGGCGCAGGCGGCGCCGTACGTTCGCCTGCTCATGATCTGCAACGACGTCTCGCTGCGCAACCTCATCCCCGACGAGCTCGCCAAGGGTTTTGGCTTTTTTCAGAGCAAGCCCGCCACCGCGTTTGCCCCGTTTGCCATCACGCCCGACGAGCTCGGCGCCGCGTGGAAAGATGGCCGCGCCCATATCGCCATGCGCTGCGTCTACAACGGCAAAGAAGTCGGCAACTGCAATGCCGGACCCGAAATGCATTTTTCGTTCTTTGATCTCATCGCGCATCTGGCCAAGACGCGTAACTACACAGCCGGCACCATCCTCGGCAGCGGTACCATCTCCAACGCCGATCTCAAGCACGGCATCTCGTGCCTCGCGGAGCAACGCATGATCGAAACGATCAACGACGGCAAACCCACGACGCCGTTTATGCAGGCCGGCGAGACCATCGCCATCCGCGCCGAGCTGGCCTCCGGCGATGCGC